The Ignavibacteriota bacterium genome segment CGACGACAGTGAGGGAGAAACCGGATTCAGGGTGGAGCGGAAGACGACCGCGGAAGGCTATTTCCGAACGGTCGCAGTCGTGCCACGGAATACCACGCTGTTCGACGATCGAGAGGCGAAGGCGGCAGATACGGAGTATTGGTATCGCGTGGCCGCCATCGCCCCGAACGGCGTTGAAAACGCCTTGGGGTCCGTCTCCGCCAGATTCCGTGTGCTCGCGCCCGAGGAACTCGCCTGCTCGGGCGCAGGTGAGACATCGGTTCGCATCTCCTGGAAACCCGACACTTCTGTCGGCTCCCGGATCCGTATCCAGCGGAAGGTGAAGTTCGGTGTGTATTCGGACGTCAAGGTTGTTGACGGAACGGATACGGTGTTCGTCGACGGGTCTGTGGACCATCGGGAGATGTATTACTACCGGCTCCAACGTGCGACGTCATCCCTTGCTTCCTCCTGGAGCGAGGAGATGCCTGTGGCATTCAGTGTGACGGGCGCGACGTCTCTACGGACGGTGCAGACACCCTACTGGTTGGAAGATATGCGATTGAGTGATGACGATGGGGTGATCGCAGTGCTCAATAGCAATGGTTCGGCGGGTGCCTACCGTGTGGCGGATGGCTCACTCCTTTCTCTCCTTCCGATCCCTTCCCGGTCCGTCGCGGGGTTCGCGCTCTCCGGCGACGCCAGTGTCCTCGGGGTGGGGTGGAACAAGGACTCGTCTGCCTTCTCATTCTTTCGCGTGAGCACCGGGACGCTGATCAGAACGGTCCGCGTACGGGGAACGACCAGAGCGTTGGAGATCACCGATGACGGCAAGCGGGCGATACTCTCGTGCGATTCCAGTGCCATCGAGATATGGGATATCGACCGTGGGATCCTCGAACGATCACTGCCAGGCTTTCCGGGAAAGGGCCCATCATTGTTCCTTCATCCCGACAACGTCACACTTGTTACAGGCGCTGACAATGCGGTCCGCTTCTGGGATATCATTTCGGGACAGGAATTGCGACGCGTTGCCGGTGGCGAGTTCCTGAAACATCCGTGCATCGACGAAAATGGCGACGTCCTGGGTGCAGTGGTGTATGGTTGGGGAGGTTACGATGGAACGTTCCGTATCCACAATTTCAGCCGGGATGTGATCAGAGACGTTCTGGTCATCCCCGGGAACGGTACGATCAACGCGGCGGCCATGCATCCGGCGTATCGTGTCATCCTGACGGCCGGACTCGGCGAAACCTATGCGATGAGTTCGTTGAGCGGTGTCACCTGTGCAGTGCTCAAATCGAATAGCAATGACGACGAGGCCGTTACCTTGATGAGGGGCGGAAACACGGTGTTGATCGGCGGACAGTCGGGAGAAATTCGATCCTGGCACCTCGATTTCGGTTGGAGGCGAATGTGACCATCACCGGGATGCGTGCGTCCGGCTGGTCGCCCATCCTTGTTCCCCCCGTTCTGGAAAGTTGTTGACCCCGCCTGGAAACCTCATTTGTGACCGAGCCCCCCCTGTCCCTGGAGTGCTACCTGCAGCATGACACGATTTGCCGCGGATCCGAGAGGTCCCACAGCGTTCATCGTCCCCTCCTGGCGAGTCCCCCGGACGCTCGATCCTGACACTCAAACCGCCAGCACCGTTGATAATCCCGTGTATATGTAGTAACTTTATACACTAGAGAGGAATCCCGACGTGACAGTGAGAAGGACCGGGGAGCTGACCGAAGCCCAGCTTCGGCAGGAACTCTCCCGATGCGAGTCGTGCGAGGAGAAGCCGTGCAAAGAACATTGCCCGGCCGATTGTTCCCCCGCCGATTTCATCATGGCGGCCCGCGCCGGCGGGCCATCGGACTACCGGCGCGCAGCGGCCCTCATCATGGGGAGCAATCCGCTCGGAGGCATCTGCGGCGCCATCTGCCCAGATAACCTCTGCATGAAAGGGTGCGTCCATCGCCTCTTCGACCACCCCATCAACATCCCCGCTGTTCAATCGTCGATCATCCGCAGAGCATACGACGCCGGCATGCCGCCGTTCCCGGCAGCGCCGTCCAATGGCAAACGCATCGCCGTTGTGGGCGCAGGTCCGGCCGGACTCGCAGGTGCCGCGGTGCTTGCGCAAAAAGGGTACACGGTCGACATCTACGAGCAGTCCGACCGTGCCGGCGGGATGTGCAATCTCATTCCCGCATCGCGCCTCTCCCGCGCAGACCTCCAGCGCGACATCGACTTCACGCTCGCCCTCGGCGATACGATCCTCTTCACCGAGGCCACGATCCTGGATCCTGTGAAGCTCCTGGAAGGGGGAACGTACGAGGCGGTGCTTGTCACATCAGGTCTCGATAGGCCGATGCCCGCGCGCATTCCCGGAGAACAGTATGCGATGACGTGGGAGGACTTCCTCACGTATCACGATGCCGTACAACTCAAGAACAAGCGGGTCCTGATCATCGGCGGCGGCGCCATCGCTGTGGATTGTGCCACGACCGCCGCGCGCGGCGGTGCCGCGCATTGCGAACTGGTGTACCGGCGCAAGATGGAGAACATGCCGCTGACCGCGTACGAGCGCGATCTTCTCCTCTCTCATGGCGTGGAGATCACCACCGGCACACGCGTGACGAAGGTGCATCACAAGGCGGGTGCGGTCACCGGCGTGACGACCATGAAGCAGTATGTGCGCCGGGGGAAGAAGCCGACCCCTGACAACTTTGCCCCGCTGCCGAAAGAGAAGTCTGCGTTCCGTTCCTGTGATGTCGTGATCACTGCGATCGGCAGCACCTCCCGGTTCGATCCGAAAAAACTGCGCCGCGTGTTCACCGCCGGCGATATGGTGCATGGTGCCGCGACGGTCGTGGAGGCTGTTGCCTCCGGGAAGAACGCCGCCGAAGCCATCGACGCGGAGTTGTCCGGCGAGAAGCCGTTCCGTATGCCCCGCACGCCGAAGAGCCATGTAACGCTCGCCGGGCGTACGATGCGTCCGGTGCCGCTGACGACCTCGTTCTTCGGCCGGAAGATCCTCTCGCCGCTCCTCCTCTCGGCCGCGCCGCACACCGACGGGTACGAGCAGATGGTGAAGGCGTACAAGGCCGGATGGGCTGGCGGCGTGATGAAGACCGCCTTCAACGATGTGCCGGTGCACATCCCCGGCGGCTACATGGTGGTGTTCGGCGATTCCACCTACGGCAACTTCGACAATGTCTCCGGCCACCCGCTCAAACGCGTGGCCGATGAAGTGCGCGCACTGGTGCGCGAGTTCCCCGAACGCCTCACCCTGGCATCCACCGGCGGACCGGTGTCGGGCAACGATACCACGGACCGTACCGCGTGGCAAACGAATACGAAGATCCTCGAGGATGCCGGTGCGATGGGGATCGAGTACAGCCTGTCGTGTCCGCAGGGGGGCGACGGCATGGACGGCGATGTGGTGTCGCAGAATGCCGAACTTTCCGCGAAGATCATCGACTGGGTGATGGAGGCCGGCGATCCGGATGTGCCGAAGATCTTCAAGCTGACCGGCGCGGTGACATCCATGCGCGCGATCGCGCTCCGGATCAAAGAGGTGTTCGCGCAGTACCCGGACAAGCAGGCGGGGATCACGCTCGCAAACAGCTTCCCTGCACTGGCGTGGCAGCCGGTGCCGGACAGCCGCGGGAACCGCGGCGTGATCGTCGGGATGTCCGGCGAAGGCGTCCTTCCGATCACCTACCTTACGCTCGCCCGTGTGTCGGACCTCGGACTGTACATTTCCGGCAACGGCGGTGCGATGGATCACCGCGCGGCCGCAGGGTTCCTTGCCCTGGGCGCTTCCTCCGTGCAGTTCTGCACTGCCGTCATGAAGTACGGGCTGGGCGTGGTGGATGAACTGGAATCCGGCCTGAGCTATTACCTCGCCGGCCGCGGCATGAAGAGCGTGCAGGAACTCATCGGGTCGTCCGCGCAGATGCCGGTGGTCCCCTTCGATCAACTGACCGCGACGAAGCAGGTGCCGTCGCTGACCGCTGCGCTCTGCGAACACTGCGGCAACTGCGCCCGGTGCCCGTACATGGCGATCAGCATGGATGGCCGGGCACTGCCGGTGATCGACGCATCCCGCTGTATCGGCTGCTCGCTCTGCGCACAGAAATGCTTCGCGGGGGCGCTCCATATGCGCGACCGGTCCGCTGTCGAACTCGCCGGGATGCTGGAGCACTGACATGGCCTCCCGCCTCCTCCTCGTGAACGGCATCATCGCCGACCCGTCACCCGTCTCCCCGCGTGTACTCTATGACCACGCGCTCATGATCGAAGGCGGCAGGATCGCACGCATCGCACCGTCGCACGAGTTCAACGACCTGGAAGTGGACTACCTGGAC includes the following:
- a CDS encoding FAD-dependent oxidoreductase, giving the protein MTEAQLRQELSRCESCEEKPCKEHCPADCSPADFIMAARAGGPSDYRRAAALIMGSNPLGGICGAICPDNLCMKGCVHRLFDHPINIPAVQSSIIRRAYDAGMPPFPAAPSNGKRIAVVGAGPAGLAGAAVLAQKGYTVDIYEQSDRAGGMCNLIPASRLSRADLQRDIDFTLALGDTILFTEATILDPVKLLEGGTYEAVLVTSGLDRPMPARIPGEQYAMTWEDFLTYHDAVQLKNKRVLIIGGGAIAVDCATTAARGGAAHCELVYRRKMENMPLTAYERDLLLSHGVEITTGTRVTKVHHKAGAVTGVTTMKQYVRRGKKPTPDNFAPLPKEKSAFRSCDVVITAIGSTSRFDPKKLRRVFTAGDMVHGAATVVEAVASGKNAAEAIDAELSGEKPFRMPRTPKSHVTLAGRTMRPVPLTTSFFGRKILSPLLLSAAPHTDGYEQMVKAYKAGWAGGVMKTAFNDVPVHIPGGYMVVFGDSTYGNFDNVSGHPLKRVADEVRALVREFPERLTLASTGGPVSGNDTTDRTAWQTNTKILEDAGAMGIEYSLSCPQGGDGMDGDVVSQNAELSAKIIDWVMEAGDPDVPKIFKLTGAVTSMRAIALRIKEVFAQYPDKQAGITLANSFPALAWQPVPDSRGNRGVIVGMSGEGVLPITYLTLARVSDLGLYISGNGGAMDHRAAAGFLALGASSVQFCTAVMKYGLGVVDELESGLSYYLAGRGMKSVQELIGSSAQMPVVPFDQLTATKQVPSLTAALCEHCGNCARCPYMAISMDGRALPVIDASRCIGCSLCAQKCFAGALHMRDRSAVELAGMLEH